The Mustela erminea isolate mMusErm1 chromosome 10, mMusErm1.Pri, whole genome shotgun sequence genomic sequence agtgcacccaaatgtttatagcagcaatgtccacagaaaccaaactatggaaagatcctagatgtccatcaacatttgaatggataaagaagaagtagtgtgtatatatatatatatatatatatatatatatatatatatattagaatactatgcagccatcaaaagaaatgaaatcttgccatttttgatgacgtggatggaactagagggtattatgctgagtgaaataagtcaatcagagaaagacaattactatattttctccctgatatgaggaagttgagaggtaTTCAAGGGGGATTGGGGGTTAggataggaaaaaattaaacaagatggaatcaggagggagagaaaccataagagactcttaatctcacaaaacaaactgagggtggctgggtggaagggggtagggagagggtggttgggttttggacattggggaaggtatgcatgatggtgagtgctgtgaagtgtgtaagcctggcaattcacggacctgtacccccggggctaataatacattgtatgttaattaaaaaaataaaataaatttttaaaaaattagaaaaatcccaaatgcacaagctaaccttaaACCTAAATaaaagatctggagaaagaatagcaaataaagcctaaatcaaccaggagaagagaaataataaatattagagcagaaatcaatgaaatagaaacaagagGAACAGTACAACAGATCAACAatactagaagctggttctttgaaagaattaatacaatcAATAAACTCTGGCCAGACTTAtgcaaaagtaaagagaaaggacccaaattaataaaatcatgaatgaaagggaagaaatcatgACCAATATCAAGGAACTAGAGAAAATTATTAGAACTTATTACcacagctatatgccaacaaattaggcaatctggaagaaatggacgcATTCGGGACACTTATTAACTACCAagatggaaacaggaagaaacagacaagctgaacagaccaatatcgtcaagaaaattgaaagagtaatcaaaaacctcctaaaaatcaagagcccaggaccagatatttttccaagggaattctaccaaacattttaaaaaagaaattatatctatTCTACTGAAATTGTTCCCAAAAAGTTGAAATGGAAGGCAAATTTCCAAACTccttctatgaaaccagcattactctgatcccaaaaccagacaaagagcccctcagaaaggagaattatagaccaatatccctgatgaatatggatgccaaaaaaCACTTaacaagatactagccaataggattcaacagtacgtTAACCATGACCACATTagtaccatgaccaggtggggtttattcctgggatgaaaggatggttcagcatttgcgaatcaatcaacatgatggatcacattaacaaaagacaagacaagaactatatgatcctcttaattgatggaaaaaaagcatttgacaaaacacagcatcctttgctgattaaaactcttcacctaggtggctcatttggttgagcaactgccttaggctcaggtcatgattccggacttccggacttccaggatcgagtcccgcattgggctcccagttccttggggagtctgcttctccctttgaccttctcctctctcatgctctctctcactcattctctctgaaataaataaacaaaatcttaaaaaaaaaaaaaaaaaaacctcttcaaaaTACAGGGATAGAAgcaacatacctcaatatcataaaagccatctactgCAGGGATTTTTGAAGACCTAATAACTGGTATGTGCATTGGCCTTCTGCATACACTGAAAAAGGATAGGAAATATATGAGACATATCCTCATGCTTGAAATGTCTTCAATCTCACATAAAAATATGCACAATAATGAATTACATGTATGACAAGCAATAAAGCCTCTGGAAGCTTCTCTTGGTCAGACATTATCAAGGAATGCATTTCAGAGGACATAGGGTTCATATTGGTGCTTGGAAGATTTTCCAAAGGTAAAGAGTAGAGGGGAGgatattcttagaagaaaatcaagtacaaaaaaaaaaaaaaagaagaagaagatagacagccagaaataaagaaagaagggaaggaaggaaggcaggaaggaaggaaagaaagaaggaaggatggaagggagggagggaagaaggaaggagcaaaggaaaCATCTATTGCTTAGAGGAATAAGGTCAAAAATTGGGACTGGGAATGAGAAGGGGTGGATAATTCTCGGAGATGGGCTTCTGTGCCCAGACTAGTATGAGATGCTAATAATAGCAGGAGCAACAATATTCAAAATACTATCAAATTTTGGTTTGGTATATTTAAGCTGACTAGTTCCATTTTCAGCAATCAGaatttgcctgtctctctgtttgGTCATCTTTCACATACTGTCTTATGTTATCTATTAATGTGTAATGTGTCTGCATTATCTCTAGAGTGAAAGCTCTGAAGCACAAGACAGGGATCTTACTACTTCTTATATCCTGGACACAGTAAGTTCTTAGCAAATATCAAATCAGAAAGTCATGACTATAGCCACCTGAGCCAGGGAGAAATGGAGTGGCACTGGAAGGAGGCCCATGTCTGAGATCTGCCATGAAACTTACTGCACTTGGAAGTCTAGTAGGATGGTGGACCACTCAGGGACTTCAAGGTGGCTTACTTCAGGGAATGGGCAAAGCTAGATGCTGCTCTCATCCACTGAAAGTGTTAATTCAGGTGGGTCAGTCCCCAACTGCATGATGAACTTTGTTGTACTGAAAATGACTGGACTCTGAAACTTCAAGAGGCAAGCATTATGAGCAGGGGTCTGGGGGACCTAGAGAGGAAGCAGGGATGTTCATCCAGAGAGGAACCTCCAAGAAGAGTCCTTAGCCCTTGGTTAGGGTTTGTAGGGTTGGGTAGTTTTTAGTTAACCTTAAAGAAACACATTTGAGGTGCATAAAGTGTCAGAGTGCAGGCTTATGTGGTATGAGTCCAGCTGGGGAAAAGGAGCCACTGATATATTAAGACAAGAGTTACTCTGCTCTCCCAGTGCTTAGTGTCCATGACAACTTTCTGAAGAGCAGGTAGGTTTCCTTTTGATACTTGATAGGGAGGAGaagtgaaaaggaagaggagagagaggagggtgaagGAAGTAAGGGAAGAAGGGGTCAGATCTCTGAAGCACCTAACTCAGGTGGTCCCAGGGTTCTGTTCTAATAGACTGAGAAAGACTTCATACCATCTCCCACCTTCTCTATTGTCTATCCTTTCCTCTATTCTCATTGTACTACCCATACCATCTCTATTTCACTTACAAGAAATCTCCTCTCCCTTCAACCAAACTACATGTCAAAGACTGCTTGCCCCTGGTAGCCTTCCCAAATGAAGCAGGTAGACCCTGATAGTCATGTCCTGCTGGATTAGCTCCAGTAGCTTCTCCTCTGATCTTGTCTCACTCTCCACACTGGTTAGGTCCTTATCTGCCACTGTGCAGCCCAAGCTTCTTCACCTTTGTCCTATGTATGACTTAAAGTCTTTGAAGACAGCCCCTATAATCAGAATTTTCTTCTCGTTGCTCATCTTTTTCACTTATTCACCTGTTTCCTGAGTACCTATTGTGTGGTAGGCACTGAGAACACAGAGGCAAGAAAGACACTGTTCCTACCACAGGAGTTTAAATAGGACCTTTTCACTTAGCTGGCATGTGTGCAGCAATTCTGAGAGAGATACCTCCAGAAGTGAGGGACCATATTTCAAAGAGACTGTTCCCACCCTAAGCATAGGCAAAATGTGCTGATAtcaattttcatagaaaataaagaaaattttttcatgcTGCAGAAAGCTTTTCCTTGGGATCTCCcaataattacataaaaactCCCCTTTGCATGACGAGATAGCAGGGTTTATGAATATCTTACTTTCCACACTTTCCTCAGCCGGATCTGTAAGGTGAGGCACCCCCACCCATTTCTCTGTACTATTTATAGAAGGACGTTCCCAGAATCCTTAGGTGTGGATGGTGAACACAAGAGATTGAGATTTGAGCCACAGAACAAAAAtgagtgtgttttgttttctccctatTTTTTGTTCTCCCCAAATAGTCTATTTTAATGTCATATAGATTACTCCATTCTTAATGAGCATCTTCTTTATGTCAGGGACAGTATCAGCTTCTAGGAATTTAGAAGTGATAAAAGACAAGGTCCTGTCATCAAGGAATTGTGTAATAAAGTTGATAGGACAAATATGTAGGTCACCTTGGTCATAAGCAGCTATAAAGGCTATGAGAAGTGTCTCTGACATTCAGAGTAGGGAGGACTTGGATGTGGCCTGTTGGACCAGGCAAGTCATCAAGGAGGTGGTAGCCTTGAGCTGAGTGGTAGAAGACATGGATGAAGAGAGGGGGTGGAAAGAAGGGTTTTCATCAGACTTGGGTGATACTGGTCCTTCCCCACCAGTCCTAGCGAGATCTCCACAGTGATCAGATCCCTCTCAGTCCACGGAGACTTAGCCAGTGTACCCAGTCCACTCAGGCCACACTGAAGGTCACAGTCTCTGTTCACTCATTTTCAAGGGTTTCCCTTTGGCCCACATCCTGCTGTATGCCACTGAGGAATTCAGACCTGGGAATTGTGAAACATCTGCATAAATAGTCCACGCACAGCTGCCCTCCAATAATATGTAGCCTGAAGGCTTCAGTGGAGGATGGATAAAAGGCCTCCAGACTCCTCTTCCTGGAATGATTTGTCCACACATCCTTCTCTAGGGTGAGGCTACCTCTGGGTGAGGAAACACTTGCATGTCCCTCACTCAGATGCTGCCAAGGCAGGCCTGatctctcctctgcttctgcccagcGAGTAGATAAGCCAGGTAAGAGAGctttggggcagggagaagggaagggaagtggtccctacaaaagacctcaaatgaTTTAACATGGGAAAAAGTAATAGAAGTCAGAGGGTTAAAGAAGCGGAGAAGATATACCCAAGCTTAGCAATCTCAGGACAAAGTAAgactgaatgaagaaaaagagtAGAGATTCGTTATTCCTTTACATCTGACCGTGGTGGACCCTCGTCTGGGAAAGTAGACAGTCTGTCCAATTCAGCTGCACTTTGTTCAAGAAGAGGATTTAGTTAATAGCTTGGTTGTTGGTGGGTGGGTCCCCTGGGAGTTCCCACCATGGCTTACTCCTGAAATGTACCCACTCAGAGCCATTTCTGTCCCTCCTAGGATGGATTTAGCAGATTGTAAATGCCAGCTTTATTTTGACAGCTCCAGCCcatggagaaaagaaacagataactCAAGGACCTGACTTAATTGAATTCTCTTTTTGCCTTCCAGCTTCCACTCACTAGCCCACTGATGTCACGACAGAAGCAGGAATCCTGGGAGCCCCCTAGTGCTCCCAAATGCTCACCTCGACAGTGCTCAAACacctccctggctccctgctctgctccttgCTGTGACCTCTGTTCAGGAGGCTACAATTCTGGTTCCCAAAAGCCCGGGGAGCAGAGCCCTGGTGGCTCTCAGAGGGCTCACCGCAAGAAGCCCCGCTGCCTCAGTGGTGGCACAGTCTACCACATCAAAGAGGAGGAGTGCTGAGGTAAACAGCCCAAAGGAGAGGGACATAGGTACAGTGGCTCTCTCTCATCCACCTTTCTGAATTCACGCTGCTGGGAAGCTCAGGCTTGCCCCCTCTATTTAGGGCTGGGAAACACTTTCTGGTCCCCATAAGCTGCACTCCTACTTCTGTCTATGCACTCAGCTCAGCCAACAACATGGAGTCAGAGCCCTGGCTGCTGTGAATCCCTGAGGTCACCTGAGGGGCTAAGGCTTCTACAGGTGGATGctgccccttctttccttccaagaTGTTGACTGGTATTGCTTCAGAAACACATGGTTTGAGATTTCTGTCTCAGCATCCTTGTAGCCATCAACCTATGTCACTGCAGAATCCTTACATTGAAAACTTTTGAGTGACAAGTGTGCTGAGCACCTACTCTATATTGTGCTTTGTGTTACCAGATGTAATAGGAAATTTATCCCTGTTCTAGAAAAGCTTACAATCTCATGGGAGAAACAATGTACATTGTATACTGTAATATGCAgactaataaatataattttaaggtgattgacatacttctttttttttttctcactttgtgtGAACTCAAAAGGGGAAAAGAGTATAAAATGTCAAGGACAGAAGGGAAAGACTCATCCTGATGGGGTAGATCAGAAGTGGTTTCCTTGGAAGGAGAACTCTGAAGCAGAGAGAACATGTTGTTTGGGGAAGAACAACCTTCAGGGTAGGCAGCATTTCAACAGCGCTTTTAAAGATAAGCAGACTTTGGTGTTGGGGATGAAACAAGGATGAGGATCTTTCCAGGTAGAAATGATACTTTTCATGTGCAAGTGGGATACTTCCCATGGCATGGTTTTCAACTTGGCTAGACTGCCGGGAGCGAGATGATCATATGAAATAGCTCATAAGCCAGGTATGAAACTGCAACTCCCAAAGCACTATTGCCCTGGGGTGGAGAGGACCTGAGATAAAGCAGAGGGACCTGGCAGGGCTTGAGGTTCAA encodes the following:
- the LCE6A gene encoding late cornified envelope protein 6A translates to MSRQKQESWEPPSAPKCSPRQCSNTSLAPCSAPCCDLCSGGYNSGSQKPGEQSPGGSQRAHRKKPRCLSGGTVYHIKEEEC